In the genome of Apostichopus japonicus isolate 1M-3 chromosome 15, ASM3797524v1, whole genome shotgun sequence, one region contains:
- the LOC139980702 gene encoding phosphatidylserine decarboxylase proenzyme, mitochondrial-like isoform X2, with translation MAFRSALFMRHGVKCILKREGRQQLCRNKGSHSSWKSQFVGAGIIGYVQNLKWVPIPLGIGFAYICYQQYGHIKKREQRMIQGASSVEETLAKDWQVTLYRVIPWRFTSRLWGQVNDKNLPERLRQPLLGLYVWLFGCDVTEALVEDLTYYKNLQEFFKRQLKPEVRPIDQQHALVSPCDGKVLHYGEVKHCMLEQVKGVTYCLKTFLGPNNWYSDDSEDTNPSFAVDKITDEEYLESLNIKEGNKLFNCIIYLAPGDYHRFHSPTSWSAAHRRHFPGELFSVNPGIAAWIKGLFNLNERVVITGQWQCGFFSMAAVGATNVGSINIYFDKELNTNVKGAYADGAFHDKSLRKVNPESKSPEKMGISLDKGAGIGEFNLGSTIVLIFEAPEDFRFNIEQGEKVKFGERLGSM, from the exons ATGGCATTCAGAAGTGCATTATTTATGAGACATGGAGTGAAGTGCATCCTTAAAAGGGAAGGCAGACAGCAGCTATGTAGAAATAAAG GTAGTCACTCCTCATGGAAATCTCAGTTTGTGGGAGCTGGTATCATTGGCTACGTGCAGAATTTGAAATGGGTGCCAATTCCACTTGGCATTGGATTTGCTTATATATGTTACCAGCAGTACGGACATATCAAGAAAAGGGAGCAGAGGATGATACAAGGTGCTTCCAGTGTAGAAGAAACATTAGCTAAAGACTGGCAG GTAACCTTGTACAGAGTAATACCCTGGAGATTTACTTCAAGACTATGGGGACAAGTCAATGATAAAAATTTACCCGAGAGACTACGGCAGCCGCTGCTTGGCCTCTATGTTTGGTTGTTTGGCTGTGATGTCACGGAAGCACTGGTAGAAGATCTTACGTATTACAAGAATCTCCAAGagtttttcaaaaggcaattAAAACCGGAAGTTAGACCAATTGACCAGCAACATGCATTG GTTAGTCCATGTGATGGTAAGGTCCTTCATTACGGAGAGGTGAAACATTGCATGCTCGAACAAGTGAAAGGTGTAACCTACTGTCTGAAAACATTTCTCGGGCCTAACAACTGGTATTCTGATGACTCAGAGGACACAAACCCATCATTCGCAGTGGATAAA ATAACAGATGAGGAATACCTTGAATCTCTGAACATTAAGGAGGGCAACAAACTGTTTAACTGTATCATTTACTTGGCTCCTGGTGATTACCATAGATTTCATTCACCAACCAGTTGGTCAGCAGCACATAGGAGACACTTTCCAG GTGAGCTGTTTTCCGTAAACCCTGGTATTGCTGCATGGATCAAGGGACTATTTAATTTGAATGAACGTGTAGTCATAACAGGTCAATGGCAGTGTGGTTTCTTTTCCATGGCTGCTGTAGGAGCTACCAATGTTGGATCCATCAACATTTACTTTGACAAG GAATTAAATACAAATGTCAAAGGTGCCTACGCTGATGGGGCCTTCCATGATAAGTCTCTTAGAAAGGTGAACCCAGAATCCAAATCACCAGAGAAGATGGGCATCTCTCTGGATAAAGGTGCAGGCATCGGCGAGTTCAACCTGGGCTCAACCATAGTCCTCATCTTTGAGGCTCCAGAGGATTTCAGATTTAACATTGAGCAAGGAGAGAAAGTTAAATTTGGGGAAAGATTAGGATCCATGTGA
- the LOC139980702 gene encoding phosphatidylserine decarboxylase proenzyme, mitochondrial-like isoform X1, whose translation MATETLLFLGQVPYLFGVFLVIQIWYFVYNHFCPFLDRIPHLKHLNPRRACVKFGLHLVPLAEFLAWQGSRNCSKKHDHGEESTDDPDELELPDWSYYKEGFVTLYRVIPWRFTSRLWGQVNDKNLPERLRQPLLGLYVWLFGCDVTEALVEDLTYYKNLQEFFKRQLKPEVRPIDQQHALVSPCDGKVLHYGEVKHCMLEQVKGVTYCLKTFLGPNNWYSDDSEDTNPSFAVDKITDEEYLESLNIKEGNKLFNCIIYLAPGDYHRFHSPTSWSAAHRRHFPGELFSVNPGIAAWIKGLFNLNERVVITGQWQCGFFSMAAVGATNVGSINIYFDKELNTNVKGAYADGAFHDKSLRKVNPESKSPEKMGISLDKGAGIGEFNLGSTIVLIFEAPEDFRFNIEQGEKVKFGERLGSM comes from the exons ATGGCAACAGAAACACTACTATTCTTAGGACAGGTTCCCTACCTGTTTGGGGTCTTCCTTGTTATACAAATCTGGTACTTTGTGTACAACCACTTTTGTCCATTCCTTGACagaattccacatttaaaacatttaaatcCTAGAAGAGCATGTGTTAAATTTGGATTACATTTGGTGCCTTTAGCAGAATTTTTAGCATGGCAGGGCAGTAGAAACTGCAGTAAAAAGCATGACCATGGTGAGGAATCTACAGATGATCCAGATGAATTGGAACTTCCAGATTGGTCTTATTATAAAGAAGGTTTT GTAACCTTGTACAGAGTAATACCCTGGAGATTTACTTCAAGACTATGGGGACAAGTCAATGATAAAAATTTACCCGAGAGACTACGGCAGCCGCTGCTTGGCCTCTATGTTTGGTTGTTTGGCTGTGATGTCACGGAAGCACTGGTAGAAGATCTTACGTATTACAAGAATCTCCAAGagtttttcaaaaggcaattAAAACCGGAAGTTAGACCAATTGACCAGCAACATGCATTG GTTAGTCCATGTGATGGTAAGGTCCTTCATTACGGAGAGGTGAAACATTGCATGCTCGAACAAGTGAAAGGTGTAACCTACTGTCTGAAAACATTTCTCGGGCCTAACAACTGGTATTCTGATGACTCAGAGGACACAAACCCATCATTCGCAGTGGATAAA ATAACAGATGAGGAATACCTTGAATCTCTGAACATTAAGGAGGGCAACAAACTGTTTAACTGTATCATTTACTTGGCTCCTGGTGATTACCATAGATTTCATTCACCAACCAGTTGGTCAGCAGCACATAGGAGACACTTTCCAG GTGAGCTGTTTTCCGTAAACCCTGGTATTGCTGCATGGATCAAGGGACTATTTAATTTGAATGAACGTGTAGTCATAACAGGTCAATGGCAGTGTGGTTTCTTTTCCATGGCTGCTGTAGGAGCTACCAATGTTGGATCCATCAACATTTACTTTGACAAG GAATTAAATACAAATGTCAAAGGTGCCTACGCTGATGGGGCCTTCCATGATAAGTCTCTTAGAAAGGTGAACCCAGAATCCAAATCACCAGAGAAGATGGGCATCTCTCTGGATAAAGGTGCAGGCATCGGCGAGTTCAACCTGGGCTCAACCATAGTCCTCATCTTTGAGGCTCCAGAGGATTTCAGATTTAACATTGAGCAAGGAGAGAAAGTTAAATTTGGGGAAAGATTAGGATCCATGTGA